The following coding sequences are from one Bradyrhizobium sp. WSM471 window:
- a CDS encoding Hint domain-containing protein has translation MAESKGCKKSVFASSFSPTTPPTVIGQTKWPRSGEVAVESLKRGDMVLCSDGQIMPISWIGRQTVSTVFGDKERALPIRVKAGALGPNMPWRDLLVSPDHALLVDDVLIQAGALVNGRVSCCSQ, from the coding sequence ATGGCCGAATCCAAGGGGTGCAAAAAGAGCGTCTTTGCGTCTAGCTTCAGCCCCACCACACCGCCCACCGTCATCGGCCAGACAAAATGGCCACGGTCTGGCGAAGTCGCCGTCGAGAGTCTGAAACGCGGCGACATGGTGCTCTGCAGCGACGGGCAGATCATGCCTATCAGCTGGATTGGACGGCAGACTGTGTCCACAGTATTCGGCGACAAGGAACGCGCTCTTCCGATCCGCGTCAAGGCCGGCGCTCTCGGTCCAAATATGCCGTGGCGTGACCTGCTCGTCTCACCAGATCACGCGTTACTTGTTGACGATGTTCTTATCCAAGCAGGCGCACTTGTGAATGGCCGCGTAAGCTGCTGCTCTCAGTGA
- a CDS encoding glycosyltransferase family 2 protein gives MALDRCRIGIIIVGFRNPEDVRACLAALSRSAVEPRFDVFICENGGDGAFALLCETLIGPAGPCARGSDAPPEAPAAVSSGQIEIARFALKGRNTRVWVGCATQNLGYAGGTNVWIHRVLPNPEWDGVWVLNPDSEPEPNALKALVERSSAGNKGMVGSTIVPDVHCATVYCRAGHRWRRLRADLALIGHGEPVYAPVDLKSIEADLDCISGGSMYVTRRCLEDIGPMDERFFLFYEDADWSERAKKHGLGYAPDSIVPHKGGTTIGSARRRAERSYLSVYLESRNNLTFVRMHWPRYVLLAGLFGCIQAMMYLFARSPRNFQAAAKGLLAGIRGETGQPRFHDR, from the coding sequence ATGGCCCTGGATCGATGCCGCATCGGGATCATCATCGTCGGCTTCCGCAATCCTGAAGACGTACGGGCTTGCCTCGCCGCACTATCGCGTTCAGCGGTTGAACCGCGCTTTGACGTTTTCATTTGCGAGAACGGCGGAGACGGGGCATTTGCTCTGCTGTGCGAAACACTAATCGGGCCGGCAGGGCCATGCGCTAGAGGCTCGGATGCCCCCCCCGAGGCGCCGGCGGCCGTTTCTTCGGGACAGATCGAAATCGCCCGGTTTGCACTAAAGGGACGCAACACACGAGTGTGGGTTGGCTGCGCAACGCAAAATTTGGGTTACGCCGGAGGCACTAACGTCTGGATTCATCGCGTGTTGCCAAACCCGGAATGGGACGGGGTATGGGTGCTCAACCCGGACTCAGAGCCCGAACCGAACGCTTTGAAGGCTCTGGTTGAGCGCTCTTCGGCTGGCAACAAGGGGATGGTGGGCAGCACGATCGTGCCTGATGTTCACTGCGCGACTGTGTATTGCCGCGCCGGTCATCGATGGCGGAGGCTTCGCGCTGATCTTGCGTTGATTGGCCATGGCGAGCCCGTCTACGCCCCTGTGGACCTCAAGTCGATAGAGGCTGATCTCGATTGCATCTCCGGTGGATCGATGTACGTCACGAGGCGTTGCCTTGAGGACATCGGCCCCATGGATGAACGGTTCTTCCTCTTCTACGAGGACGCCGATTGGTCAGAGCGAGCAAAGAAGCACGGCCTTGGTTATGCACCTGATTCGATCGTACCGCACAAAGGGGGGACGACCATCGGATCAGCCCGCCGTCGAGCAGAAAGATCCTACCTTTCAGTTTACCTCGAAAGCCGCAATAATCTAACGTTCGTTCGGATGCACTGGCCCCGATACGTGTTGCTGGCGGGTCTGTTTGGATGCATCCAAGCGATGATGTATTTGTTCGCACGCTCGCCCAGAAACTTCCAGGCGGCCGCGAAAGGCCTATTAGCGGGTATACGAGGAGAAACAGGCCAACCACGATTTCACGACCGCTGA
- a CDS encoding H-NS histone family protein, with translation MRDYQSMSLDDLLLHHHEISETIQQRTNLKSHLTKPRKAYPPVRPKYRNPNNPSQTWCGRGSQPRWVHDLLAAGTTLEDIKLT, from the coding sequence ATGAGGGACTATCAATCCATGTCGTTGGACGACCTTTTGCTTCATCATCACGAAATTAGCGAGACGATCCAACAACGAACCAATCTAAAATCTCACCTGACCAAGCCGCGGAAGGCATATCCACCTGTCCGTCCAAAATACCGAAACCCCAACAATCCGTCACAGACGTGGTGTGGACGCGGGAGTCAACCGCGATGGGTACACGACTTACTTGCGGCGGGAACAACACTCGAAGATATAAAACTCACATAG